The following are encoded together in the Candidatus Dadabacteria bacterium genome:
- the lpdA gene encoding dihydrolipoyl dehydrogenase, which yields MERVVTEVAVIGAGPGGYPAAFALADKGKEVTLIDPELNPGGVCLYRGCIPSKALLHAAKVAEEARDAADFGLSYGEPEIDPEKLFSWKDEVVSKLTGGLRTLVRARKVNYLRGRASFTSSSTLCVVTASGEEREVVFQSAVISTGSVSRRIPGVDFSSPNMVDSDGALSMGEIPKNLLVVGGGYIGLELGTFFSSLGTEVTVVEMLPELVQGVDRDLVAVLKKRLDQKFRSIMLETKLVSVNELDNEVQVSFEADGKSFQEKYEKVLISVGRVPNTEGLGLENTRVGVNGKGFIETDSQRKTADPAIFAIGDVAGEPMLAHKATYEAKIVAEVITGAKTQYDPRAVPAVIFTDPEIAWCGITESEARDAGMEVNVSKFPWAASGRALTLNRTDGLTKLITDKGTGRVVGVGIVGPQAGELISESVLAIEMGATAEDIAFSIHPHPTLTETIMEAAEGIYGASTHIMKRRPRKKSR from the coding sequence ATGGAGAGAGTGGTAACGGAAGTGGCGGTAATAGGAGCGGGCCCCGGAGGATATCCCGCGGCGTTTGCGCTTGCCGACAAGGGAAAAGAAGTAACGCTTATAGATCCTGAGCTTAACCCCGGAGGAGTCTGTCTCTACAGGGGATGCATACCTTCAAAGGCTCTTTTGCACGCGGCGAAAGTGGCCGAGGAGGCAAGGGACGCGGCGGATTTCGGCCTTAGCTACGGAGAACCGGAGATTGACCCTGAGAAGCTTTTTTCGTGGAAAGACGAAGTGGTCTCCAAGCTCACGGGCGGGCTTCGTACGCTTGTTAGGGCCAGAAAAGTAAATTACCTGCGGGGAAGGGCGTCTTTTACCTCTTCAAGCACCCTTTGTGTCGTAACGGCTTCCGGCGAGGAGCGGGAAGTAGTGTTTCAAAGCGCCGTTATCTCCACGGGTTCTGTCTCGAGGAGAATCCCGGGAGTGGATTTCAGCTCCCCGAACATGGTCGATTCAGACGGCGCTCTCTCCATGGGAGAGATTCCGAAGAACCTGCTTGTGGTTGGCGGGGGCTACATAGGCCTTGAGCTTGGAACGTTTTTTTCCTCTTTGGGCACCGAGGTCACAGTTGTCGAGATGCTTCCCGAGCTCGTCCAAGGGGTTGACAGGGATCTTGTGGCGGTGCTTAAAAAGAGGCTCGATCAGAAATTCCGCTCCATAATGCTTGAAACAAAGCTGGTTTCTGTCAATGAGTTAGATAACGAAGTTCAAGTTTCATTTGAAGCCGATGGGAAAAGCTTTCAGGAAAAGTACGAAAAGGTTCTGATCTCGGTCGGAAGAGTGCCGAACACAGAAGGTCTCGGTCTTGAGAACACCCGGGTCGGGGTTAACGGGAAGGGCTTTATAGAGACGGACTCTCAGAGAAAAACGGCCGATCCGGCGATCTTCGCCATCGGAGATGTTGCCGGGGAACCCATGCTTGCCCACAAGGCGACGTATGAAGCCAAGATCGTGGCCGAGGTCATAACCGGAGCCAAGACCCAGTACGACCCAAGAGCCGTTCCGGCGGTAATCTTTACCGATCCCGAAATTGCCTGGTGCGGGATTACCGAAAGCGAGGCCAGGGATGCAGGGATGGAAGTGAATGTGTCTAAGTTTCCGTGGGCTGCCTCGGGAAGGGCCCTTACGCTTAACAGGACCGACGGCCTGACGAAGCTCATAACCGATAAGGGGACCGGGAGAGTGGTCGGCGTCGGAATTGTCGGACCGCAGGCGGGGGAACTCATATCGGAATCCGTACTGGCAATTGAAATGGGCGCGACTGCTGAGGATATAGCTTTTTCAATACATCCTCACCCAACCCTGACCGAGACCATTATGGAGGCGGCAGAAGGCATATACGGGGCAAGCACTCACATTATGAAAAGGCGTCCGAGAAAGAAGTCACGGTAG
- a CDS encoding N-acetyltransferase, producing MTDFLIRLETDSDREGIEELLLEAFPFPSEAELVRQLREDGDVVFSLVAVEGGEVIGQALFSRLLAPSGALALGPVAVTESRRRRGIAAKLIEDGLKRARDDGWTAVVVLGDPPYYQRFGFSQETVEGMSCRYAGPYLMGLALMGKGFEGGRIEYAPAFSKLS from the coding sequence ATGACCGATTTCCTCATACGGCTTGAAACGGACAGCGACCGGGAAGGAATTGAAGAACTTCTGCTTGAGGCCTTCCCTTTTCCTTCTGAGGCGGAGCTCGTGCGACAGTTGCGGGAAGACGGCGATGTGGTGTTCTCCCTAGTCGCCGTAGAAGGCGGGGAAGTCATCGGCCAGGCCCTTTTCTCCAGACTGCTCGCGCCATCCGGCGCATTGGCCCTGGGTCCGGTCGCAGTTACGGAAAGCAGACGCCGCCGGGGGATTGCCGCTAAGCTAATCGAGGACGGGCTCAAACGGGCAAGGGATGATGGCTGGACGGCGGTCGTAGTACTTGGCGACCCGCCCTATTACCAGCGTTTTGGATTCAGCCAAGAGACCGTGGAGGGCATGTCATGCCGATATGCCGGACCGTACCTGATGGGACTGGCTCTCATGGGGAAAGGCTTCGAGGGAGGGCGCATCGAATACGCACCCGCCTTCTCAAAGCTTTCATGA